In a genomic window of Colius striatus isolate bColStr4 chromosome 2, bColStr4.1.hap1, whole genome shotgun sequence:
- the SIX3 gene encoding homeobox protein SIX3 isoform X1 translates to MVFRSPLELYPTHFFLPNFAADPHHRSLLLASGGGGGGSGSGSGCSPGAGGGGGGSSRAPHEELSMFQLPTLNFSPEQVASVCETLEETGDIERLGRFLWSLPVAPGACEAINKHESILRARAVVAFHTGNFRDLYHILENHKFTKESHGKLQAMWLEAHYQEAEKLRGRPLGPVDKYRVRKKFPLPRTIWDGEQKTHCFKERTRSLLREWYLQDPYPNPSKKRELAQATGLTPTQVGNWFKNRRQRDRAAAAKNRLQHQAIGQSGMRSLAEPGCPTHSSAESPSTAASPTTSVSSLTERAETGTSILSDKHDFSFALFHGRISPTCMMMMIKFVSGKKYSL, encoded by the exons ATGGTGTTCAGGTCCCCGCTAGAGCTTTATCCCACCCATTTCTTCTTGCCAAACTTCGCCGCCGACCCGCACCACCGCTCCCTCCTTCTCgccagcggcggcggcggcggcggcagcggcagcggctcGGGCTGCAGCCCGGGTGCCGGCGGCGGTGGAGGCGGCAGCTCCCGGGCACCCCACGAAGAGTTGTCAATGTTTCAGCTGCCCACACTCAACTTCTCCCCGGAGCAAGTGGCCAGCGTCTGCGAGACGCTGGAGGAGACTGGAGACATAGAGAGGCTGGGGAGGTTCCTCTGGTCGCTGCCGGTGGCGCCGGGGGCATGCGAGGCCATCAACAAGCATGAGTCCATCCTCCGCGCCCGGGCAGTGGTCGCCTTCCACACGGGCAACTTCCGAGACCTCTACCACATCCTGGAGAACCACAAATTCACCAAGGAGTCCCACGGCAAGTTGCAGGCCATGTGGCTCGAAGCGCACTACCAGGAGGCCGAGAAGCTAAGGGGTCGCCCGCTGGGGCCGGTTGATAAATACAGGGTGAGGAAGAAGTTTCCACTGCCCAGGACCATTTGGGATGGCGAGCAGAAGACGCACTGCTTCAAGGAGAGGACTCGCAGCCTCCTGAGGGAGTGGTACCTGCAGGACCCTTACCCCAACCCCAGCAAGAAAAGGGAACTGGCTCAGGCCACGGGGCTCACCCCCACGCAAGTAGGCAATTGGTTCAAAAACCGAAGGCAAAGAGACAGAGCAGCGGCGGCTAAAAACAG GCTCCAGCACCAGGCGATAGGACAGAGCGGCATGCGGTCGCTGGCAGAGCCCGGCTGCCCCACACACAGCTCGGCCGAGTCTCCGTCCACGGCGGCCAGTCCGACTACCAGCGTCTCCAGTCTGACAGAAAGAGCCGAGACGGGCACCTCCATCCTCTCG GACAAGCACGATTTCTCCTTTGCGCTTTTCCATGGACGCATTTCACCCACTTgcatgatgatgatgattaaatttgtatctgggaaaaaatattctctatag
- the SIX3 gene encoding homeobox protein SIX3 isoform X2 yields MVFRSPLELYPTHFFLPNFAADPHHRSLLLASGGGGGELSMFQLPTLNFSPEQVASVCETLEETGDIERLGRFLWSLPVAPGACEAINKHESILRARAVVAFHTGNFRDLYHILENHKFTKESHGKLQAMWLEAHYQEAEKLRGRPLGPVDKYRVRKKFPLPRTIWDGEQKTHCFKERTRSLLREWYLQDPYPNPSKKRELAQATGLTPTQVGNWFKNRRQRDRAAAAKNRLQHQAIGQSGMRSLAEPGCPTHSSAESPSTAASPTTSVSSLTERAETGTSILSVTSSDSECDV; encoded by the exons ATGGTGTTCAGGTCCCCGCTAGAGCTTTATCCCACCCATTTCTTCTTGCCAAACTTCGCCGCCGACCCGCACCACCGCTCCCTCCTTCTCgccagcggcggcggcggcggcg AGTTGTCAATGTTTCAGCTGCCCACACTCAACTTCTCCCCGGAGCAAGTGGCCAGCGTCTGCGAGACGCTGGAGGAGACTGGAGACATAGAGAGGCTGGGGAGGTTCCTCTGGTCGCTGCCGGTGGCGCCGGGGGCATGCGAGGCCATCAACAAGCATGAGTCCATCCTCCGCGCCCGGGCAGTGGTCGCCTTCCACACGGGCAACTTCCGAGACCTCTACCACATCCTGGAGAACCACAAATTCACCAAGGAGTCCCACGGCAAGTTGCAGGCCATGTGGCTCGAAGCGCACTACCAGGAGGCCGAGAAGCTAAGGGGTCGCCCGCTGGGGCCGGTTGATAAATACAGGGTGAGGAAGAAGTTTCCACTGCCCAGGACCATTTGGGATGGCGAGCAGAAGACGCACTGCTTCAAGGAGAGGACTCGCAGCCTCCTGAGGGAGTGGTACCTGCAGGACCCTTACCCCAACCCCAGCAAGAAAAGGGAACTGGCTCAGGCCACGGGGCTCACCCCCACGCAAGTAGGCAATTGGTTCAAAAACCGAAGGCAAAGAGACAGAGCAGCGGCGGCTAAAAACAG GCTCCAGCACCAGGCGATAGGACAGAGCGGCATGCGGTCGCTGGCAGAGCCCGGCTGCCCCACACACAGCTCGGCCGAGTCTCCGTCCACGGCGGCCAGTCCGACTACCAGCGTCTCCAGTCTGACAGAAAGAGCCGAGACGGGCACCTCCATCCTCTCGGTAACCTCCAGCGACTCGGAATGTGATGTATGA